The following coding sequences lie in one Globicephala melas chromosome 15, mGloMel1.2, whole genome shotgun sequence genomic window:
- the NME4 gene encoding nucleoside diphosphate kinase, mitochondrial isoform X4 translates to MKMLQAPESILAEHYHDLQRKPFYPALISYMSSGPVVAMVWEGPNVVCTSRAMIGHTNSAEAAPGTIRGDFSIHISRNVIHASDSVEGAQREIQLWFQSSELVDWADEGHHSSIYPA, encoded by the exons GCACCAGAGAGCATCCTTGCCGAGCACTACCACGACCTGCAGAGGAAGCCCTTCTATCCAGCCCTCATCAGCTACATGAGCTCCGGCCCGGTGGTGGCCATG GTCTGGGAAGGCCCCAATGTGGTTTGCACCTCGAGGGCTATGATAGGACACACCAACTCGGCTGAGGCTGCCCCTGGCACCATCCGGGGAGACTTCAGCATCCACATCAGCAG GAATGTCATCCACGCCAGCGACTCCGTGGAGGGGGCCCAGAGGGAGATCCAGCTGTGGTTCCAGAGCAGTGAGCTGGTGGACTGGGCAGACGAAGGCCACCACAGCAGCATCTATCCAGCCTGA